Proteins from a genomic interval of Nostoc sp. TCL240-02:
- a CDS encoding Nif11-like leader peptide family RiPP precursor, which produces MLHQIKELLQNAQLQQQVKAATNQAEAIKVLAIASAEKGYNFTLEAISQMLAELTFVDSNELSEEELLSVSGGMMADSAPKLCHTDSCGGGHGGCC; this is translated from the coding sequence ATGTTACACCAAATTAAAGAATTACTGCAAAACGCCCAATTACAACAGCAAGTAAAAGCAGCAACTAATCAAGCAGAAGCTATTAAAGTGTTAGCGATCGCTAGTGCAGAGAAAGGTTATAACTTCACACTTGAAGCCATCTCTCAAATGCTTGCAGAACTAACCTTTGTGGATTCCAATGAACTGAGTGAAGAAGAATTACTCAGTGTTAGTGGTGGGATGATGGCTGATAGTGCGCCCAAACTATGTCATACAGATTCATGCGGTGGCGGACACGGTGGTTGCTGTTAA
- a CDS encoding response regulator → MNRNILIVDDEEDVRAIAKLGLEMAAGWNVLTASSGQEALKVAATHKPDVILLDMMMPDMDGRATLQQLKANPATKKIPVILLTAKLQQSDRESFADLDVAAIFAKPFRPLKLAEQISEVLVAL, encoded by the coding sequence ATGAACAGAAATATCTTGATTGTTGATGATGAAGAAGATGTGCGGGCGATCGCCAAGTTGGGATTAGAAATGGCTGCTGGCTGGAATGTATTGACAGCAAGTTCTGGTCAGGAAGCTTTGAAGGTAGCTGCTACCCATAAACCAGATGTCATCCTACTAGATATGATGATGCCTGATATGGATGGGCGTGCAACTCTGCAACAACTGAAAGCTAACCCCGCCACTAAGAAAATTCCAGTAATTTTATTAACAGCTAAACTCCAGCAATCAGATCGAGAGAGTTTTGCTGATTTGGATGTCGCTGCTATTTTTGCCAAGCCTTTCCGTCCATTGAAACTAGCAGAGCAAATTAGTGAAGTATTGGTTGCCCTTTAG
- a CDS encoding ATP-binding protein: MPKESLNFPKADILVIDDTPENLNLLSAMLTEQGYKVRSVTKGSTGLRGANAVPPDLILLDVNMPEMNGYEVCEHLKASDRTREIPVIFISALGDVLDKVKAFAVGGVDYITKPFQLEEVLARIENHLTIWKLQQQLQAQNERLQQEIHERANAEEKFAKVFRSSPNPIAIATVSNARFIDVNPSFLKMSGYSLDEVIGNTATELNLGKNTVAIAQTIQLLPETGSLYNLEFEFSTKCAELKTILISLELIDLAGVPCALLIANDITERKRLENEFISLVSHELRTPLTSTMGALDLLGSEQLGTLNEQGQKVLSIATTNTERLIRLVNDILDLERMKSGKIFTRKMKYNAADLLTTATEAMQAMADQLQVKLIINPVEVELWADPDRLLQTLTNLLSNAIKFSEPGDTVYISATLSESQGIEPQENEPLSPKYLLITIQDQGRGIPEDKLQIIFERFQQVDASDSRNKGGTGLGLAICRDIIQQHDGKIWVQSILGEGSTFYVLLPLPVQ; encoded by the coding sequence ATGCCTAAAGAGTCGCTCAACTTTCCCAAAGCAGACATACTAGTGATTGATGACACGCCAGAAAACCTGAACCTCTTATCTGCCATGTTGACGGAACAGGGATATAAAGTTCGGAGTGTAACTAAGGGTTCTACGGGTTTACGAGGCGCAAATGCAGTTCCCCCCGACCTGATTTTGTTGGATGTGAATATGCCTGAGATGAATGGCTATGAAGTCTGCGAACATTTGAAGGCAAGCGATCGCACTCGTGAAATTCCGGTAATTTTTATCAGCGCTTTGGGTGATGTGCTAGATAAGGTGAAAGCCTTTGCAGTTGGGGGAGTGGACTATATCACTAAGCCTTTTCAACTAGAAGAGGTTTTAGCACGAATTGAAAATCATTTAACGATTTGGAAACTGCAACAACAACTGCAAGCCCAAAATGAGCGGTTGCAGCAGGAAATTCACGAGCGCGCCAACGCAGAAGAGAAGTTTGCAAAAGTTTTTCGCTCTAGTCCCAATCCAATCGCGATCGCTACAGTCTCGAATGCTCGTTTCATTGATGTCAATCCCAGTTTCTTGAAGATGAGCGGCTACTCTCTAGACGAAGTGATTGGCAATACTGCCACTGAACTTAATTTGGGTAAAAACACAGTCGCGATCGCTCAAACAATTCAACTTCTGCCAGAAACTGGGTCACTATACAATCTAGAATTTGAATTTTCAACTAAGTGTGCAGAACTCAAAACTATACTGATATCTCTCGAATTGATTGACTTAGCTGGAGTACCGTGTGCTTTATTAATTGCCAATGACATTACCGAACGCAAACGCCTAGAAAACGAATTTATCTCTTTAGTCAGTCATGAATTGCGTACACCTTTAACTTCCACAATGGGAGCATTAGATTTATTGGGTTCAGAACAACTGGGAACTCTAAATGAACAAGGCCAAAAAGTTCTGAGCATTGCCACCACTAATACTGAACGCTTAATTCGTTTAGTGAACGATATTCTCGATTTAGAGCGGATGAAATCGGGCAAAATCTTCACGCGGAAGATGAAGTACAACGCCGCAGACTTGCTAACTACCGCCACAGAAGCAATGCAAGCAATGGCAGATCAATTACAAGTCAAATTGATCATAAATCCTGTAGAAGTTGAACTTTGGGCAGATCCCGATCGCCTGCTGCAAACCCTGACTAATTTACTGAGCAACGCTATTAAGTTTTCTGAACCAGGAGACACGGTGTATATCAGTGCCACTCTCTCAGAATCCCAAGGCATTGAGCCTCAAGAGAATGAGCCTTTATCACCCAAATACCTTTTGATTACTATCCAAGATCAAGGGCGAGGAATTCCTGAAGATAAGTTACAAATAATTTTCGAGCGCTTTCAGCAGGTGGATGCATCCGACTCCCGCAACAAAGGAGGAACAGGTTTAGGACTGGCTATTTGCCGAGATATCATCCAGCAACATGACGGTAAAATCTGGGTTCAAAGCATTTTAGGTGAAGGTAGCACTTTTTATGTACTGCTACCTTTACCAGTGCAATAA
- a CDS encoding cupin domain-containing protein: MQTSTMRKPIILAPGEGNQFSIMGGQFTTKSTGEETNQAWKIYEITDTQENGPPLHTHPWEEAFYILEGELDLQVGTETILASPGFFVNIPHNAPHAFKIRSATAKFLVLIAPQGAKNFYEEMGQVADSPSPNMDKIQPLLNKYGLQFLA, translated from the coding sequence ATGCAAACTTCAACCATGCGTAAACCAATTATTCTTGCACCAGGAGAAGGTAATCAATTTTCAATTATGGGTGGACAATTTACAACCAAATCAACTGGTGAAGAGACAAATCAAGCTTGGAAAATTTATGAAATTACAGATACACAAGAAAATGGGCCACCACTGCATACTCACCCTTGGGAAGAAGCATTTTATATTCTAGAAGGAGAACTAGACCTCCAAGTTGGTACAGAAACAATTTTGGCATCACCTGGCTTTTTTGTTAACATTCCTCATAATGCACCACACGCCTTCAAGATTCGTTCTGCTACTGCTAAATTTCTGGTTTTAATTGCACCTCAAGGTGCGAAAAACTTTTATGAAGAAATGGGTCAAGTCGCAGATAGTCCATCGCCAAATATGGACAAAATACAGCCTCTTTTGAACAAATATGGATTGCAATTTCTAGCGTGA
- a CDS encoding PAS domain S-box protein, whose translation MSAKQLEQVKQLQATLTKMEVTLSAIADAVVWVGEDRRIQWCNSHFESLVNQPHGNICGAKLTDLLPLAQVGQPAYPDVRLLNGEYETGNYQYQQGERTLTLEISGSCTELTDDRCAILVIRDITLAKQTQESLQEIEERLQTLINATPDIICLKDGEGKWLLSNEANLEFLEIQGVDYQGKTDSELAEFSNFYHDALLNCDKTDEQAWQLGCVHRVEEIIPRPDGTASSLDMIKAPLFHQDGRRKALVVLGRDLSERKQTQIALENSLSLLNAIFESIQDGILVVDSLSNITTYNQKFLEMWSIPPELLTEPDHPHRLAYLANQLKEPGRFLQRVRELYSHPEVVSYDCLELQDSRVFERYSCPQRVGEQIIGRVWSFRDITQRQRAEEALRQSELQYRTIFEAINDGLFITDIETEQVAEVNPAAYQMHGYSYEEFLSLHPSVYIHPNSHSVFLEFVETTRSGEQFYGQAVDICKDGTFIDVEVKGTTCIYNGKPHILAVVRDISDRKRTEEALRQSEVQYRDLVQTANCIILRWDTNGDIIFLNDYGQRLFGFDLDEVIGRNVIGTIVPETEISGRDLQTLMVDICQHPENYLFNENENLCKNGDRVWIVWANKPILDAQGNLIEILSVGTDATERKRAQAALQQSELKFRSIVENANDLIFVLNVDGIFTYHSPNVTSIMGYSLEEIEGHSVVEFTKPEDLATSAAALQRAATGEKLTDIEVRLRHKNGKWRWFNFNTSTITALNGTVAILGVGRDITERKQTEEALRRSEMKYRNIFENSQVGIFRTRQQDGLIIEANQRSADILGFASANDLIGKFFTTELYSDPGDRTRMLAELEKDGEVRNFEVALRRRDDSVVWLLLSLRLNAEESCLDSVFTDISDRKQQEQALRLIVEGTAAKTGNEFFNSCVRYLAEVLQVQYALVTEFHDDQKTKVRTLAFWSCGTINENLEYDLHGTPCQHTLKGKMCHYPQRVQAAFPDDGDLVRMNAESFFGVPLTSSSGEIIGHLAVIDVKPMKHDPGRELIIKIFAARAGAELERKQAEAALQESELKFRTIVEKVNDVLFAMSPDGVFNYISPNILNTTGFAPGEMEGNSLTFFTHPDDVQKCQEVAQTILATGEGISGTEYRAKHRTKGWVWLTSNAVRTQDAQGNFQIVGVARDISDRKQAEAALQRRTQAESLLSSISRQFIDQNLETAINFTLQAIAQFISAEHSCIFELSEDQRRFDLIHEWCGENVEPLIDLAKGSPIESFPYFYTPILRGNHIQIPSVAELPPETAERKLFEGMSFQSVVAVPMLHSDKVVGFVGTAMIHLCKAWSQEDINLLKLVGEIIAIGRARHQAEEALRIAKEAAETANQAKSAFLANMSHELRTPLNAILGFSQLMERDTSLNSNQRESLATINRSGEHLLNLINDVLEMSKIEAGQIIFTPEDFDLYLLLQTLQEMFQVKAQTKQLFLKFEIAPNLPRYIQTDEGKLRQILINLLGNAVKFTQTGKVTLRVRLGSEQGAGEEARAQGAGSKGEEFSPPPPAPRPSASSPFLHFEVEDTGRGIAPEEMNNLFQPFVQTTSGIQTKEGTGLGLTISRQFVRLLGGDIHITSSPGQGSTFSFDIQVNLAAELKVSPRLNKGRVIELAPGQPSYRILVVDDRKENRDLIMQLLGSIGFEIKAANNGQDAIAMWQTWQPHLIWMDMRMPVMNGYDATKEIRARERNTNTNHRTVIIALTASAFEEQQASILAAGCDDLVRKPFREQVIFEKIAEYLQVLYICAEESSEDATDNNLKNIQFSILDLRSAITIMPTQWVTELNQAAVEVDAERIFQLIEQIPQTHSTLAEKLTNLVRSFCFDEIIDVTEQNCN comes from the coding sequence ATGAGCGCTAAACAATTGGAGCAGGTGAAGCAATTGCAAGCTACCCTCACCAAGATGGAAGTAACATTAAGTGCGATCGCTGATGCTGTAGTCTGGGTAGGAGAAGACCGACGCATTCAATGGTGCAATTCTCATTTTGAATCTCTGGTAAATCAACCCCACGGCAATATCTGCGGCGCAAAATTAACTGACTTACTACCCTTAGCGCAAGTAGGACAACCAGCTTATCCTGATGTGCGGCTATTGAATGGGGAGTACGAAACAGGAAATTATCAGTACCAGCAGGGTGAGCGGACTTTGACACTAGAAATTTCTGGTAGCTGTACCGAGCTAACTGATGATCGATGTGCAATACTGGTGATTCGAGATATCACGCTAGCAAAACAAACTCAAGAATCCTTGCAAGAGATTGAGGAACGATTGCAGACATTAATTAATGCTACACCCGATATTATCTGTTTAAAGGACGGCGAGGGAAAATGGTTGCTTTCAAACGAGGCTAACCTGGAATTTTTAGAAATACAAGGAGTTGATTATCAAGGCAAAACAGACTCTGAACTAGCAGAATTTAGCAATTTTTATCACGATGCTTTACTCAATTGCGACAAAACAGATGAACAAGCTTGGCAGTTGGGATGTGTGCATCGGGTAGAAGAAATTATACCTCGTCCTGATGGGACAGCGAGCAGTCTCGATATGATCAAAGCTCCCCTATTTCACCAGGATGGTAGACGCAAGGCTCTAGTGGTTTTAGGGCGGGATTTGAGCGAACGCAAACAAACTCAAATAGCTTTAGAAAACTCTTTATCTCTATTAAACGCTATCTTTGAATCCATTCAAGATGGTATATTAGTAGTCGATAGTTTAAGTAATATCACTACTTATAACCAGAAGTTCTTAGAAATGTGGTCAATTCCACCAGAACTTTTGACAGAACCAGATCATCCTCACCGACTGGCGTATTTGGCAAATCAGCTAAAAGAGCCAGGTCGGTTTTTGCAACGAGTTCGAGAATTATACTCACACCCGGAAGTAGTTAGTTACGATTGCTTAGAACTGCAAGATAGTAGAGTCTTTGAACGATATTCCTGTCCTCAGCGTGTTGGCGAACAGATTATTGGTAGAGTGTGGAGTTTCCGCGACATCACCCAACGCCAAAGGGCAGAAGAAGCACTACGGCAAAGTGAGTTGCAATATCGCACTATTTTTGAAGCAATCAATGATGGACTATTTATTACTGATATAGAAACTGAACAAGTCGCTGAAGTTAATCCTGCAGCTTATCAAATGCACGGTTATTCTTATGAGGAATTTCTCAGTTTACATCCATCTGTCTATATTCACCCAAACTCACATTCAGTTTTTCTAGAGTTTGTTGAAACAACTCGATCTGGCGAGCAATTTTATGGGCAAGCAGTTGATATTTGCAAAGATGGCACTTTCATAGATGTGGAAGTCAAAGGAACGACTTGCATCTACAACGGTAAGCCACACATCTTGGCAGTAGTGCGCGATATTAGCGATCGCAAACGCACCGAAGAAGCCTTGCGACAAAGCGAAGTCCAGTATCGAGATTTGGTGCAAACAGCCAATTGTATTATCCTGCGTTGGGATACTAACGGTGACATTATATTTTTAAATGACTACGGCCAAAGGCTTTTTGGTTTCGATTTAGATGAAGTTATTGGGCGTAACGTCATCGGCACAATTGTTCCAGAAACCGAGATTTCAGGGCGCGATTTGCAAACATTAATGGTTGACATTTGTCAACACCCAGAAAATTATCTATTCAACGAAAATGAGAACTTATGCAAAAATGGCGATCGCGTCTGGATAGTCTGGGCAAATAAACCCATATTAGATGCACAAGGAAACTTAATTGAAATTCTTTCAGTAGGCACTGATGCCACAGAACGCAAACGCGCTCAAGCAGCCCTCCAGCAAAGCGAGTTAAAGTTCCGTAGCATTGTTGAAAATGCCAATGACTTGATATTTGTCCTTAACGTAGATGGAATCTTTACCTATCATTCGCCTAATGTTACCTCAATCATGGGATACAGCCTAGAGGAAATAGAAGGTCATTCTGTAGTGGAGTTTACCAAACCAGAAGATTTGGCAACTAGCGCCGCAGCCTTACAAAGGGCTGCCACTGGGGAAAAACTGACTGATATTGAGGTGCGATTAAGACACAAAAATGGTAAATGGCGATGGTTCAACTTTAACACTTCGACAATTACTGCTTTAAATGGCACAGTTGCGATTTTGGGTGTGGGGCGTGACATTACAGAACGCAAGCAGACAGAAGAAGCTTTGCGTCGTAGTGAAATGAAATACCGCAACATCTTTGAAAATTCTCAAGTAGGTATTTTCCGCACTCGTCAACAAGATGGTTTGATTATCGAGGCTAATCAACGCAGTGCCGATATTTTAGGTTTTGCCTCTGCTAATGACTTGATTGGCAAGTTTTTTACAACTGAATTATATTCCGATCCAGGCGATCGCACGCGGATGTTAGCAGAGTTAGAAAAAGATGGTGAAGTTCGGAATTTTGAAGTCGCACTGCGGCGGCGCGATGATTCGGTTGTTTGGTTACTGTTGTCACTCCGTCTCAACGCCGAAGAATCTTGTCTCGATTCAGTTTTTACAGATATTAGCGATCGCAAACAACAAGAACAGGCTTTACGCTTAATTGTTGAGGGGACAGCAGCAAAAACAGGTAATGAATTCTTCAATTCCTGCGTTCGTTACCTGGCTGAGGTATTGCAAGTTCAATATGCCTTAGTCACTGAGTTTCATGATGACCAGAAAACTAAAGTCCGTACTTTGGCATTTTGGTCTTGCGGGACTATTAACGAAAATTTGGAATATGATTTGCACGGTACTCCTTGTCAACATACCTTGAAAGGCAAGATGTGTCATTATCCTCAAAGAGTGCAAGCCGCTTTCCCCGACGATGGAGATTTAGTGAGGATGAATGCCGAGAGTTTTTTTGGCGTTCCTCTCACTAGTTCCTCTGGGGAAATCATTGGACATCTAGCAGTAATAGATGTCAAACCAATGAAGCACGATCCGGGACGGGAATTAATTATCAAAATCTTTGCTGCCCGTGCCGGTGCTGAATTGGAACGCAAACAAGCAGAAGCAGCCCTACAAGAAAGCGAGTTAAAGTTTCGTACTATCGTTGAAAAGGTCAATGATGTGCTGTTTGCGATGAGTCCTGATGGGGTTTTCAACTATATTTCCCCGAATATTTTGAATACTACCGGATTTGCCCCCGGTGAAATGGAGGGTAATTCTTTGACATTCTTTACTCATCCTGATGATGTGCAAAAATGTCAAGAAGTCGCCCAAACTATCCTCGCAACCGGTGAGGGAATTTCTGGTACTGAGTACCGCGCCAAACATCGCACTAAGGGCTGGGTTTGGCTAACTTCTAATGCAGTCCGCACACAAGATGCCCAAGGTAATTTCCAAATTGTGGGTGTAGCTCGTGATATTAGCGATCGCAAACAAGCAGAAGCAGCCTTACAACGTCGGACTCAAGCCGAAAGTTTACTCAGTAGCATTTCTCGGCAATTTATTGACCAAAATTTAGAAACAGCAATTAATTTTACACTCCAAGCGATCGCTCAGTTTATTAGTGCCGAACACAGCTGCATATTTGAATTATCCGAAGATCAAAGGCGATTCGACCTGATTCATGAATGGTGTGGCGAAAATGTCGAGCCATTGATCGATCTTGCCAAAGGTTCGCCTATTGAAAGTTTTCCCTATTTTTATACTCCGATCCTTCGTGGCAACCATATACAAATCCCTTCTGTAGCAGAATTGCCGCCTGAGACAGCAGAGAGAAAGCTATTTGAGGGGATGTCATTTCAGTCTGTAGTTGCTGTGCCCATGCTTCATTCTGACAAAGTAGTTGGCTTTGTCGGTACAGCGATGATTCACTTGTGTAAAGCCTGGAGTCAAGAAGATATTAATCTATTGAAGTTGGTAGGTGAAATAATTGCGATCGGTCGAGCCAGACATCAGGCAGAAGAAGCGCTGAGAATTGCCAAAGAAGCAGCTGAAACTGCCAACCAAGCTAAAAGTGCTTTCCTCGCTAATATGAGCCACGAACTCCGCACGCCTCTCAATGCTATCCTCGGTTTTTCTCAGTTAATGGAACGAGATACTAGCCTCAACTCAAACCAACGTGAATCTTTAGCTACCATTAACCGCAGTGGCGAACACTTGCTCAACCTGATTAACGATGTTCTAGAAATGTCCAAAATTGAGGCTGGACAAATCATTTTCACCCCTGAAGACTTCGACCTTTATCTACTGTTGCAAACATTACAAGAAATGTTTCAGGTAAAGGCACAAACAAAGCAATTATTCCTCAAATTTGAAATTGCTCCCAATCTTCCCCGTTATATCCAGACAGATGAGGGAAAACTCCGCCAAATTCTCATTAACCTTTTGGGTAACGCCGTCAAGTTTACTCAAACAGGCAAAGTAACGTTGCGAGTCAGGTTGGGGAGTGAACAGGGAGCGGGAGAAGAAGCAAGGGCGCAGGGAGCAGGGAGCAAGGGAGAAGAATTTTCCCCTCCGCCCCCCGCACCCCGCCCCTCTGCCTCTTCCCCATTCCTGCACTTTGAAGTCGAAGACACTGGACGGGGAATAGCACCAGAAGAAATGAATAACTTGTTTCAGCCTTTTGTCCAGACAACAAGCGGTATCCAAACTAAGGAAGGAACTGGACTTGGACTGACTATTAGCCGTCAATTTGTGCGGTTGCTGGGAGGCGATATTCACATAACTAGTAGCCCTGGACAAGGATCTACTTTTAGTTTTGACATCCAAGTGAATTTAGCCGCAGAATTGAAGGTTTCACCAAGGTTGAATAAGGGACGTGTCATCGAGCTAGCACCAGGCCAACCCTCTTACCGGATTCTGGTAGTGGATGACCGTAAAGAAAACCGCGATTTAATTATGCAACTTCTTGGTAGCATTGGTTTTGAAATTAAGGCTGCGAATAATGGACAAGATGCGATCGCAATGTGGCAAACTTGGCAGCCTCATCTTATTTGGATGGATATGCGGATGCCTGTAATGAACGGCTACGATGCAACTAAAGAAATTAGAGCCAGGGAAAGAAATACAAATACAAATCACCGTACCGTAATTATTGCTCTAACTGCCAGTGCTTTTGAAGAACAACAGGCGAGTATTTTAGCCGCAGGTTGCGATGACTTGGTTCGTAAGCCATTTCGGGAGCAGGTGATTTTTGAAAAGATTGCTGAATATTTGCAGGTGCTATATATCTGTGCAGAAGAAAGCAGTGAAGATGCAACAGACAATAACCTAAAAAATATTCAATTTTCCATTTTGGATCTTCGCTCTGCAATTACCATTATGCCTACCCAATGGGTAACAGAACTTAATCAGGCAGCCGTTGAAGTCGATGCCGAAAGAATCTTTCAATTAATTGAGCAAATTCCACAAACACATTCTACTTTGGCAGAAAAATTGACAAATTTAGTCCGCAGTTTCTGCTTCGATGAAATTATTGATGTAACGGAACAAAATTGTAACTGA
- a CDS encoding response regulator, whose translation MRILLIEDDEVLASVLLQSLTQQHYAVEIAEDGQIGWEYAQATKYDLILTDVVLPKVDGITLCQRLRSSGCSTPILLITAKDETSDRIRGLDAGADDYLIKPLNLREFQARVRALLRRGDTPRPPVLEVGALRLDPSICEVTYDNQVLDLTPKEYSLLEILLRNPLRVFSRGDIIEHLWTFDDPPQEETVKSHIKGLRHKLKVVGAVDWIENVYGLGYRLKSQKTTSSENSKREITQKKPVQNSSTSDTSPSIEQQFKQAMNGLWSQYQGLMTQRMEVLQQAAAELSSDTLTIQLRNSAEREAHKLAGVLGMFEQETGTQIARKIEQILAKEGDLLPAQKRQLRSLIQELGELLNLMAQKLVDQTATSIEEKISPNLLLIDPDLQLGSQLQQVAYSTGMRWQQITTLEGAKNFLQTTSPDLVVLNVDEIGQREETLALMLDLATHTPPIPVLALAVSDHLVDRVTLAQSGVRGFLLKPITASQVWETASQILQFTRSLKVNVLVVDDDPLILAALDPMLEPWGMRITGLDDPLRFWEVLQSTAPDLLILDVEMPHITGIELCQAVRTDPQWQELPIVFLTAHREIETVQQVFAAGGDDYVVKPVVGAELLARITHRLERSRLLQSLSTKDPLTGLANQFQSSRDLQRLIAQAEKNQQSVSLVILNISDLRQINIQYGHEAGNQVLQRWSRLLQSAFCSGEILGYWGNGEFVVGVSGFTETADTEQLVVKHRLSEILIKLRQQVFTASNGDRFQVTCNFAVVEYPNDGLKLQSLYQVANSMLKQS comes from the coding sequence ATGAGAATCTTGCTGATCGAAGATGACGAAGTTTTAGCAAGTGTTTTGTTGCAGTCTCTTACCCAACAACACTATGCTGTTGAAATAGCAGAAGACGGACAAATTGGTTGGGAATATGCCCAAGCGACGAAATACGACCTGATATTAACAGATGTAGTATTGCCGAAAGTGGATGGTATTACTTTATGTCAGCGCTTACGTTCTAGTGGCTGTTCCACTCCTATTTTATTGATTACCGCAAAAGATGAAACTAGCGATCGCATTCGTGGACTCGATGCTGGAGCAGATGATTATCTAATTAAACCTTTAAATTTGAGAGAATTTCAAGCAAGGGTACGCGCTTTATTACGTCGCGGCGATACTCCCCGTCCTCCAGTGTTAGAAGTTGGAGCATTGCGTTTAGATCCTAGTATTTGCGAGGTAACATACGACAATCAAGTTCTGGATTTGACACCTAAAGAATATAGTCTGCTGGAGATATTACTGCGGAATCCATTGCGGGTTTTTAGTCGGGGAGATATTATCGAACATCTTTGGACATTTGACGATCCACCCCAAGAGGAAACTGTGAAGTCCCATATTAAGGGGTTACGACACAAGTTGAAAGTAGTTGGAGCCGTAGACTGGATTGAAAACGTTTATGGTTTGGGATATCGCTTAAAATCCCAAAAAACTACTAGTAGTGAAAATAGCAAAAGAGAAATAACTCAAAAAAAACCAGTTCAAAATTCCTCCACATCCGATACATCTCCATCCATCGAACAGCAGTTTAAGCAAGCAATGAATGGGTTGTGGAGTCAATACCAGGGGCTAATGACACAGCGAATGGAGGTGTTGCAACAAGCAGCAGCAGAACTCTCTAGTGACACACTAACTATACAACTACGTAACTCGGCTGAACGGGAAGCACATAAGCTAGCCGGTGTTTTGGGAATGTTTGAGCAAGAAACAGGAACTCAAATAGCGCGGAAAATCGAACAGATTTTAGCCAAAGAAGGAGATTTATTACCAGCCCAAAAACGCCAATTGCGATCGCTAATACAAGAGTTAGGCGAATTGTTAAACCTGATGGCACAAAAGTTAGTAGATCAAACTGCTACCTCCATTGAAGAAAAGATAAGTCCTAACTTATTGCTGATTGACCCTGATTTACAATTGGGTTCACAATTGCAACAAGTCGCATATTCTACGGGAATGCGTTGGCAGCAAATAACAACCTTAGAAGGTGCAAAAAACTTCTTGCAAACTACATCACCAGATTTAGTAGTGCTAAATGTAGATGAGATTGGGCAGCGAGAGGAAACTTTAGCATTAATGTTGGACTTAGCAACGCACACTCCTCCGATACCTGTACTGGCGCTAGCTGTTAGCGATCACCTAGTGGATCGTGTAACTTTGGCTCAGTCTGGGGTGCGGGGTTTTCTCCTCAAGCCTATCACCGCAAGTCAAGTTTGGGAAACTGCCTCTCAAATATTGCAGTTTACCCGTTCTTTAAAAGTAAATGTATTAGTAGTTGATGATGATCCACTGATTTTAGCAGCGCTAGACCCAATGTTAGAACCTTGGGGAATGCGAATCACCGGATTGGACGATCCCTTACGTTTCTGGGAGGTATTACAATCTACTGCACCAGATTTGTTGATTTTGGATGTGGAAATGCCTCACATCACTGGTATAGAACTTTGCCAGGCAGTTCGCACAGATCCGCAATGGCAGGAATTGCCAATTGTCTTTCTAACGGCTCACCGAGAGATAGAAACAGTGCAGCAGGTATTTGCTGCTGGCGGAGATGATTATGTGGTTAAGCCTGTTGTGGGAGCAGAACTGCTGGCAAGGATTACCCATCGCTTAGAACGTAGCCGCTTACTCCAGTCGCTCTCTACCAAAGATCCCCTAACGGGACTGGCAAATCAATTTCAGTCTAGCCGCGACTTACAGCGCCTGATTGCTCAAGCCGAGAAAAATCAGCAATCAGTTAGCTTAGTAATATTGAATATCAGCGATTTACGCCAAATTAATATCCAGTACGGACATGAGGCTGGTAATCAAGTATTGCAACGATGGAGTCGTCTATTGCAATCGGCATTTTGCAGTGGCGAAATATTGGGCTATTGGGGTAACGGAGAATTTGTGGTGGGAGTTTCTGGATTTACTGAAACCGCAGACACAGAGCAGCTTGTCGTCAAACATCGCCTCAGTGAAATTTTAATTAAGCTTCGCCAGCAAGTATTTACAGCTTCAAATGGCGATCGCTTCCAGGTAACTTGTAACTTTGCTGTGGTTGAGTATCCTAATGATGGACTAAAGTTACAATCTCTATACCAAGTTGCTAATTCTATGTTGAAGCAGAGCTAA